The sequence below is a genomic window from Streptococcus pantholopis.
TATTACTCTTCCATTTTGCAAACGAATGGTAGTTGGTGTTCCAGGGATACCGAGCGTAACGTAAAGAAAATGTTTTGCCCCTTCATCAAAATCTTCGCTATCAGTATTATAATACTCTAAACGATTGTCTATTAAAGCGTTGAATGCCTTTAAAGCTGGTGAGAATTGGCGGCAGTAGTAACAAGTCGGACGTCCGATATAAATCACATGCTCTTTCCCGTCTTCTGCAAACATAGAATAAACTTCAGTAATCGGGACTTGATTAAAATTGCTTATATTTTCCTCATACTGATAAATCGTTATTTCCGTTTCTTCGTTTTCCTCTGCCTCGTCAAATGCAACAGCAGCTGGCGACTCCTCCTCTGCTGGCAAAGCGTCTCCGTCAAGGGCCGCATAGCTATTTTCAGCGGCTTCACCTCTCGGGTCTGCCTCTTCCGATTTTATATTTTCTTCAGTATCGTTAACAGCAACAGCCGCATCAGCCGGCTGAATGGCTTCTTCGTCAGCAAATACCGCTGCTGTAATCATAGAAACAATAGCTGCTGCTAAGAAAATCATTAATTTCAAAGTTTTTCTTTTCATAAACTCTCCTTAGAATTGAAATAAAATGAGAGTGGAACAGTTGATTAGGAAAATTCTTATCCCCTGCGCCAAACGCATTTAGCTAAAAAAGTGAAACGAGGCAGGACATTTGTCCCAGCCTCAATTGTCTGCAAGTTATAATCTCAAAGACGATCAAAATAATTTCGCTGTTCTAAACCAATAGAAGTATTAGTGACTTGCCATTTCTTTTGATATCAAATCAATAAATGATGTAACATTAAATTCCCGTCATCATCAAATGAGATAAGCAGCTGCTGTAAAAAGAGAGGTTAAGTAGAAACCGCTAAATTTCTTCCTTAACAAAATATTTTTTAAAACATAAGTCCGCTTACAGCTAATCCACGGCCCAAATTTGTCTTCAGTTGACCATAAGATGCAATTTTTTTGTAAAATTCACCGACATCTGAACTCATTGCTGTTTTTTTGGAAATATTTTGAATCCCGATGTTCCGTAATCTCTCTGCTAATGTCGTTAAAGCTTTTTCAAATTCTTTTTTATTTTCAATATCTTTTTTAAAGTCAACAAGGACTTGACGCTCATTGTCCTTAGTTTTTACATTTAAAATAAGATTATAAACGTCGTTTATAATTTGTTCTTCAGTTAGTTTAGACATATAGAGATCCTTTATTATTTAGCAAAATATCCCCCTGCAAGTGAAGATACCCAGCCAATTGCAATGACATCTGTTGTGGCTTGAAAAGCTCCTTTAGTCACAACATAGCCCCATTCTCCATTACTATAGCGGCAAGAATAGCCATTTGCTGCATAGTAAACAGGTTTGCAAATGCCGGTTCCTCCACCTTCCATTGCTGAAAGCTGTGTATCTGTTATTGTTTTAAACTGCTCTAGTGTTTTCAAGTTCTGCTCCCTGATTCTTTTTATTATCTTTGTCATCATGGCTGACAACTTTATTTTAACAAAGTTTTGTTTTGAAAGTCGTTTAAGTCATAAATTGTTAATTTTAAGTCGTGAATGGTGATCTGTCTTGAAACCAAACTTTTTAAATAATCTCTAGGACTTTTTATCCAGTCAAAAAGCTGATAGGACCAGCTATCAGCTTGAAAATACATATAGTATATTAGTATCCATATCTAATATTTGATAAACTTCGCAGTCTTTTTAACTGTTTTGATTGTTCTTCAGACAGCTGAATCTTATTCTCTGCCAAAACTTTGGATAACTCTATATTCATTCTGCTTAAGATTAATGGGCTAGATGTACCATTTGACTCTAGTTCCTTGCGGTAAGAAATAAAAAAGCTTTTTAATGGTCTAAATTTGAAATCTTTGCCAAAAGATTCTAATAAGTCATCAATAATGGCTACAGCTTCTTTGCTTCTCTCTTTGCCGCCAGAAAACCATCTTAAGCTTACCATTAGATAATTCCTCCTGAATGCCATCCGGCATTTCCACCAGTTAGAAGGTTCATTGCTGAATTATTTGCAATTGTAGTAACTGTTTGAGACCAATTCACCCAGCATTTATTTTCATTGCAATACAATCCATTGCCATAGTAAGTCGTCTTCCCACCCTCAATAGCTGAAATCTGTGCATCTGTCATTGTTTCAAATTGTTCTAAAGTTTTTGCTGTCATAGTTAATCTCTGCTTTCTTTTTTTATTTGTCATCATGATTGACATTTTTATTTTATCAAAGTTTTATTGTAAAATTTGCCTCAATCATAAATTGTTAATTTTAAGTCGTGAATGGTGATCTGTCTTGAAACCAAACTTTTTAAATAATCTATAGGCCTTTTTGTCCAGTTAAAAAGCTGATAGGACCAGCTATCAGCTTGAAAAAATGATCAATTACGATGAAAATAGACGACTGATGTCATACGACCGTGTTATAAATTATTTTTTTATGGGGATATTATTTGAACTTATAATAAAACCTATTGTGTAAAACATAACTAAAATATGCCATTCAAAAAATAGCAAGAAAGCATGCTTTTGTACAGTATTAATGATAAGTAATAATAAAACCATTAACAAAAACCAAAGTGTTTTTTTGACGTAAGAAATATAATTTTTTAAACATTGCTTTAAGCTTATCACCTCATGAAATTTTCTATAAAAAATAATATGAAGAAGAAGCTCGATAACTGTACTTGTCAATACTAAAACAATAATTGCAGAAAACGGAATTCCTATTAGATACCCTGCCCACTCTATCAATAATTCAGACAGGACTATTGCGGTTAAAACACGAATTTGATTATTCAAAAGAACACCTACCAAGAATTAATGGGTCCTTAACAAAGCCCATACCGAGGTACAGTATTGAGCGCCGTATATACCACCTGCTATTGCACCAGGGACATTGCCGATTAAACCGCCAACAGCTGCCCCTCCAGCCGTACAAATCCCAAGGGCTTGTCCAAATTCTCCTGCTGAAATACTATTCCCGCCTTTAATTAATAACAGAAAGTTGGTTGCTATCCAATATATTAACTGATTTCAAATTTTTTGCATTCATAGTAATAATTCTCCTGTATTAATGCGACCAAATTAAGCTAGCGGCAGCTCCTCCAGCCGCACATGCTGCATATGCATAAGGTGGTAAAAACATTCCAGTTTGAGCACACAGTACTACCCCCTCGACAGCTCCGCCAAATCCTGTCAAAAATGCATTAGCACTGTTTTTTCCTCCACCTTCAACGGCTGAAAGTTCTGTATCTGTTAATGTAACAAATTGTTCTAATATATCTAGGATAGTACACAGTAAAATAACAAAATAGAGTAGGTCATAGGGATTAATTTGCTTTATTTATGTTATACAGTATAAGCACTGTGAAAAAAACGAGAATTGTTCCCACTAAAATATCATCTGTTGATAAAATTGCTTTCACCCCCATTGATAAAAACAGTATATTTTTTAGGATAGTTCTCCAATTTTTCATCTACAAAAACTTCCAGCTGCTACCCCACCAGTCGCCATAGCTACACCTACACCAACAGGTCCTGCTATTGCTAGTCCGCCATATATAGATGCTGCTACTAAGGCAGCGCATGTTGGGCTAACTTTTCCACCAACAATCATCTCTAGTTCATTATCTTCAATTAACTGAAACTGTTCCATAAAATAATACCTCTTTCATAAAAATAAGTTTATCTACAAACTCTAAGTGCCGTTGCACCGCCGAGTACAGCAGCTCCTCCTGGTCCAGCAAACAAAAAACCTGCACCAGCCATCCCTGCAGTTCCTAGTACGCATGCAAGATCTCTTCCGTCTTTGTTTTTTCCACCTTCAACGGCTGAAAGTTCTGTATCTGTCAATGTAACAAATTGTTCTAAAGTTTTTGTATTCATTTGAATTACCTCCCAAAAACATTTTTGTCGTTGCAGCTGACAAACTTTAGTTTAACAAATTTTCTGGAAGATAAATGCCCAAGTCATCATTTGTCGTTTTTAGGTCGTAAATAGTCATTTTTTTGTATTTTCATGATTTTTACCATTCCCGATTTGACTTTGACTAAATAACAAAAAGGCTGGCAGATAAACTACCAGCTTAGAATAATATAAAGATATCTTTTACTTTGAAATAGTCTTATATACTACTGAAAGAAACAAACCAACAAGATAAGGAAGTAAATACTTTGTTCCCCAAAAAGAAGTTATTACTCCCGCAATTCCTCCAATGGAGAGAAAGTACAGTATCTTTTTTGTATTTATTTTTTTCATCATATAACATTTACCACCAGCAAGTCGCTCCATAAGCAGCCAGACCGCCTGCAATGCCAGCTATACCACCAACTGGTCCACCACCAATAAGACCTCCAATACCGCCTGCTACACCAGCTTTATCTGCGTCTCTCCAATTGCACCCTCCCCCTTCAACGGCTGAAAGTTCTGCATCTGTCAATGTAGCAAATTGTTCAAAAGTTTTTATATTCATTTGAATTACCTCCCAAAAACATTTTTGTCGTTGCAACTGACAGATTTTAGTTTAACAAATTTTCTGGAAGATAAATGCTCAAGTCATCATTTGTCATTTTTAGGTCGTAAATGGTAAAACTTGGTTAAAACAAAAGCCGATAGACAAAAGTGCGCTGCCAGTTCCTAATACCTGTAATACATGATTAGATTCATGAATCGGTATGGTGTAGAGGTTGTTCGAAAAAGTCAAAATAACTACTATCCTCCTGAACCAAAATATAAAGTCCTTCTTGAAGGGCGTTCTAAAATGTCACTCTCCCTTGATTATGCGTTTCCCAATGAGAGAATCCTTTCCAATTAGCTACTACAATACAAGAAAAATGAGTATACTATTGCTGAGAAAAACTTTGCTTAAACAAACGCATTGAAGTCAAACTCAATAAAGACCTATCCCTGTACAATACAGGGATAGGTCCTTTCAATAATTAATTGTCCAACTTTTTGGGGTCAGTACACAATAGAGTTGCTTTAAACTTTAGTTTTAGATATAAGTGAGATTTATAGAGGGTCTTCCTCAATAATTTGATAATGTTTCTGAAATTGTTTTTTTGAAACAACACGATGATTAGTAATATCTAAAAAATCTCCGATATATCCCACAGGATAAGAGGCATAACCAGGATAACTCAATAAGCTGATTTTCAAATTAAATTTCATAGACGGGTTTATTCCACTCATGGAAATTACCAATTTATTATCGTTCCATCTCAGATAATTTTGTTTAAAAGCTTGCTGAACCCATACTGGTTGAACATTCGTCTTGCTTATTTCCCATACATCAGACAGACGACCATTATATAATGCTTTCATAATTTACATACCGTATTTCTTTTTGCTAAAAAACTTCTAAATTATCTTTAAAATAACATTATTTAGAAATTTTTCCAGACAAATAAATATCAACAAGCATTAGGTGTCCCTCCAGTTCCTCCAGGAGGGCAAGAACGAACAGGACCACGGCGTGGATACTTTCCGTTTAATTGATCTACCACTTGACGAGGGTCAACAGGATGGGCAGCATTACCTATAGCACCCAATACAGCTCCAATCCATTCCATGCCTCCACCTTCAACGGCTGAAAGTTCTGCATCTGTCAATGTAGCAAATTGTTCAAAAGTTTTTGTATTCATTTGAATTACCTCCCAAAAATATTTTTGTCGTTGCAACTGACCGACTTTAGTTTAACAGATTTTTAATTCAATGCATGGCCAAGTCATCATTTGTCGTTTTTAGGTCGTAAACAGTCATTTTTTACCATTTGCGACTTTTTTTAAACTTTTTACGACTTGAAAAATCTTACCTTTCTATTTTGTGGCACAATAGTTTCAGTTTATTTTTAAAGGAAGGGCTATGAAAAGATATAAATATGTTAGTCAGATTGATTTACGAGATTGTGGTGTGGCAGCTTTGGCGTCAGTTGCCAAACATTATGGTTCAGATTTCTCGCTGGCTCACTTAAGAGAGCTAGCAAAAACAACTAAAGAAGGAACAACAGCTTTAGGCATTGTTGAAGCGGCCAAGAAAATGGGCTTTGAAACGCATGCTGTTCAGGCCAATATGGAACTGTTTGATATGGCTGATATTTCTTACCCCTTTATTGTTCATGTCAATAAAGAGGGGAAGCTTCAGCATTACTATGTTGTTTATAAAAGTAAAAGAAATACACTTGTTATTGGCGATCCTGATCCGACTGTCGGAATCACTAAAATGTCTAAAGAGTACTTTGCTAAGGAATGGACTGGAGTTGCTATCTTTTTAGCGCCTGCTCCCTACTATAAGCCTCATAGGGATAAAAAGAATGGTTTAATGAGTTTTTTGCCCATTATTTTTAAGCAAAAAGCTCTGCTGACCTATATTGTGCTCGCCAGCCTCTTAGTCACGTTAATTAATATTATCGGTTCGTATTATCTGCAAGGGATTTTAGATGAATATATTCCTAATCAGTTACAATCTACGCTTGGTATTGTATCTGTCGGACTGGTTGTTACCGATATTCTGCAGCAAGTTATGAGTTTTTCACAAAACTATTTATTAGTGGTTTTGAGCCAGCGGTTGACAATTGATGTGATTTTATCCTACACTATAGCGAAAGTTAAAAACAGCCGTTTTATCTTATTCATAAAAAAGCGCCGTACAACAGGTACGGCGCTTTTAAGACAGCGTTTAGGCCATCTTCAGTTCTAGTAACAGTTTATGGTTTATATTGTGAAGATTAAAATAACTAAGCCTAAGTAAAAAATGAAGGTCAGGATAAAGCCGGCCCGCCAGAAAAATTTGCAAAAACGGCGGTAAGAGAAGGAGGAGCGGCTGTGAATAAAACCAAAGGTCAATGCTATGGCCAGCAAAGACATGACAATCAGATAATACGGAAGCAGGCTGTGAACAAAAAAATGAGCGGAAACCAGAACAATCTCTGCTGCAAATAAGGGCAGAGCTAAATCGGGGGATTTTAACCCCAGCTTTCCCAGCCGGAAAAATTTCACGATAATAAAAGCAAAAAGCGGCGTCATGATAATAAAGGCAGCAGCCATTAATTTGTAGATATCCATACTGTTATTTTATAATGAATGCTGCAGAAAGTAAATAAAATCGCTGAAAAATCTTGCTTTTTTGTCCAAATAGTGTATACTAATTAAGTGTGCTTAGAGCACAGCTGTGGGAGGTAAAAATCTTTTATTTACCGCCAAAACCACAAAGGAGGATTTTAAAATGGCTAAAAAAGTCGAAAATGTTGTTAAGCTGCAAATTCCTGCTGGGAAAGCGACACCGGCGCCGCCAGTTGGTCCTGCGCTAGGTCAGGCAGGGATTAATATTATGGGCTTTACCAAAGAATTTAACGCCCGTACAGCTGATCAGGCCGGTATGATTATTCCGGTTGTTATTTCAGTATACGAAGATAAATCATTTGATTTTGTAACGAAGACGCCGCCGGCTGCAGTGCTTTTGAAAAAAGCAGCAGGTGTTGAAAAAGGTTCCGGAGAACCAAATACAAACAAAGTTGCTTCAGTGACTCGGGCGCAAGTGCAGGAGATTGCTGAAACGAAAATGCCAGATTTGAACGCTGCAGATATTGATGCTGCAATACGTATGATTGAAGGGACTGCTCGTTCTATGGGATTCACTGTTACAGATTAATTGTAACGCTGTCCTGTTGCCCGCAAAAACTTGATCATATTTTGATAAGTGACGTGGGAGATGAAAATCGATACTACCACATTACAAGGAGAAATTGAAATGGCTAAAAAAAGCAAACAAATGCGTGCTGCTCTGGAAAAAGTAGACAGCACAAAAGCTTACAGTGTTGAAGAAGCTGTAGCACTGATTAAAG
It includes:
- a CDS encoding bacteriocin immunity protein: MSKLTEEQIINDVYNLILNVKTKDNERQVLVDFKKDIENKKEFEKALTTLAERLRNIGIQNISKKTAMSSDVGEFYKKIASYGQLKTNLGRGLAVSGLMF
- a CDS encoding Blp family class II bacteriocin → MNIKTFEQFATLTDAELSAVEGGGCNWRDADKAGVAGGIGGLIGGGPVGGIAGIAGGLAAYGATCWW
- a CDS encoding Blp family class II bacteriocin produces the protein MEQFQLIEDNELEMIVGGKVSPTCAALVAASIYGGLAIAGPVGVGVAMATGGVAAGSFCR
- a CDS encoding Blp family class II bacteriocin; amino-acid sequence: MKQINPYDLLYFVILLCTILDILEQFVTLTDTELSAVEGGGKNSANAFLTGFGGAVEGVVLCAQTGMFLPPYAYAACAAGGAAASLIWSH
- the rplK gene encoding 50S ribosomal protein L11 — its product is MAKKVENVVKLQIPAGKATPAPPVGPALGQAGINIMGFTKEFNARTADQAGMIIPVVISVYEDKSFDFVTKTPPAAVLLKKAAGVEKGSGEPNTNKVASVTRAQVQEIAETKMPDLNAADIDAAIRMIEGTARSMGFTVTD
- a CDS encoding garvicin Q family class II bacteriocin, giving the protein MEGGGTGICKPVYYAANGYSCRYSNGEWGYVVTKGAFQATTDVIAIGWVSSLAGGYFAK
- a CDS encoding leucocin A/sakacin P family class II bacteriocin, with protein sequence MTAKTLEQFETMTDAQISAIEGGKTTYYGNGLYCNENKCWVNWSQTVTTIANNSAMNLLTGGNAGWHSGGII
- a CDS encoding class IIb bacteriocin, lactobin A/cerein 7B family, whose amino-acid sequence is MNTKTFEQFATLTDAELSAVEGGGMEWIGAVLGAIGNAAHPVDPRQVVDQLNGKYPRRGPVRSCPPGGTGGTPNAC
- a CDS encoding bacteriocin immunity protein, translating into MVSLRWFSGGKERSKEAVAIIDDLLESFGKDFKFRPLKSFFISYRKELESNGTSSPLILSRMNIELSKVLAENKIQLSEEQSKQLKRLRSLSNIRYGY
- a CDS encoding Blp family class II bacteriocin translates to MNTKTLEQFVTLTDTELSAVEGGKNKDGRDLACVLGTAGMAGAGFLFAGPGGAAVLGGATALRVCR
- a CDS encoding thioredoxin family protein; its protein translation is MKRKTLKLMIFLAAAIVSMITAAVFADEEAIQPADAAVAVNDTEENIKSEEADPRGEAAENSYAALDGDALPAEEESPAAVAFDEAEENEETEITIYQYEENISNFNQVPITEVYSMFAEDGKEHVIYIGRPTCYYCRQFSPALKAFNALIDNRLEYYNTDSEDFDEGAKHFLYVTLGIPGTPTTIRLQNGRVISTWIGSGISGQELYDHLFYDDTPTARVEADTASGTAETGNKSLENSHTQTPDAALSQDIMDAAQAAPFIPDNESFPKIHVEKNSTVQKKILPHLGMNGNRFSFYGFIISALGFVLLKRTPKNIKER
- a CDS encoding DUF3397 domain-containing protein: MDIYKLMAAAFIIMTPLFAFIIVKFFRLGKLGLKSPDLALPLFAAEIVLVSAHFFVHSLLPYYLIVMSLLAIALTFGFIHSRSSFSYRRFCKFFWRAGFILTFIFYLGLVILIFTI